In one Halosimplex halophilum genomic region, the following are encoded:
- a CDS encoding energy-coupling factor transporter transmembrane component T family protein — protein MLTYEPGDSLAHGLDPRAKLAVQFGLAVAVFGDPTVRGFAVGGAVAVGALAAGRLSPLRVVRAYWPVFLFLSVGPVVGGVALGEPWFRVGPAVESLRSVARVVPVVFASAVYVRTTPVRETRAAIQLTVPGKVGRLFGVGVGLVFRFFPVVLRDVRATRRAVHARAGERRPLRDRVERILTRSLQRSFLRADRLTLAMRARCFAWNPTLPALALRRRDYLATALGVALVAWPAVARLPGRFIPVA, from the coding sequence ATGCTGACCTACGAGCCGGGCGACTCGCTCGCCCACGGGCTCGACCCGCGGGCGAAACTCGCCGTCCAGTTCGGCCTCGCGGTCGCGGTGTTCGGCGACCCGACCGTGCGGGGCTTCGCGGTCGGCGGCGCGGTCGCGGTCGGCGCGCTCGCGGCCGGGCGGCTCTCCCCGCTGCGAGTCGTCCGCGCCTACTGGCCGGTCTTCCTGTTCCTCTCGGTCGGGCCGGTCGTCGGCGGCGTGGCCCTGGGCGAGCCGTGGTTCCGGGTCGGGCCGGCCGTCGAGTCGCTGCGGTCGGTCGCCCGGGTCGTCCCGGTGGTGTTCGCCAGCGCGGTCTACGTGCGGACGACGCCCGTCCGCGAGACGCGGGCGGCCATCCAGCTGACGGTCCCCGGGAAGGTCGGCCGGCTGTTCGGCGTCGGCGTCGGGCTGGTCTTCCGCTTTTTCCCGGTGGTCCTGCGCGACGTGCGGGCGACCCGGCGGGCGGTCCACGCGCGGGCCGGCGAGCGCCGGCCGCTCCGCGACCGGGTCGAGCGGATCCTGACCCGGAGCCTCCAGCGGTCCTTCCTGCGAGCCGACCGGCTGACGCTCGCGATGCGGGCGCGCTGTTTCGCCTGGAACCCGACGCTCCCCGCGCTGGCGCTCCGACGGCGCGACTACCTCGCGACCGCGCTGGGCGTCGCGCTCGTCGCCTGGCCCGCGGTCGCCCGCCTTCCCGGAAGATTCATTCCGGTCGCGTAA